A section of the Rhizomicrobium sp. genome encodes:
- the zwf gene encoding glucose-6-phosphate dehydrogenase, which translates to MPQEEPIRISSAAETDMAAAPHCPDPVEPCAMVIFGASGDLTKRLLVPALYNLCRTNCLPEKFVLIGVARGDLTTEAWRRDLHDFLGQSIGQVDEAVWSRLAQAMCFVRGDANDPALYDRLRDVLDEAARDRGTAGNAIFYLAVADKFFGPIVDRLGRAKLTEEGVDGKHYWRRVVVEKPFGHSYESARELDKRILRTLRENQVFRIDHFLGKDSVQSITAFRFANGLFEPIWNRDRIDHVQITVAETVGVETRGEFYEQTGALRDMVPNHVLALVSMVAMEPPVGFDEASIRSKKADVFAAMPPVDPKNVVRGQYGAGAVSGKPVKAYRDEPNVSPDSTVETYVAMKLEIDNWRWAGVPFYVRTGKHLSARNTEIAICFKPAPYTAFQHTPVESLRPNWLVLRIQPNEGISLQFEVKRRGPAVDLAPVKMDFRYDDWFAKEPNVGYETLIHDVILGDPTLFMRADMVEQAWRVVQPVLDAASANAPALYESGGDGPKAAGDLIGSGPHRVWRPVSSPAGKTR; encoded by the coding sequence ATGCCCCAGGAAGAACCCATCCGGATATCCAGCGCTGCCGAGACCGACATGGCGGCCGCGCCGCACTGCCCCGATCCGGTGGAGCCCTGCGCCATGGTGATCTTCGGCGCGAGCGGCGACCTGACCAAGCGCCTCCTCGTGCCGGCGCTCTACAATCTCTGCCGCACCAACTGCCTGCCGGAGAAATTCGTCCTGATCGGCGTGGCGCGCGGCGATCTGACGACCGAAGCCTGGCGGCGCGACCTGCACGACTTCCTCGGACAGTCGATCGGCCAGGTCGACGAGGCCGTGTGGTCCAGGCTGGCCCAGGCGATGTGCTTTGTGCGCGGCGACGCCAACGATCCGGCGCTCTATGACAGGTTGCGCGACGTCCTCGATGAAGCGGCCCGCGACCGCGGCACCGCCGGCAACGCGATCTTCTATCTCGCCGTCGCCGACAAGTTCTTCGGACCGATCGTCGACCGCCTCGGCCGCGCCAAGCTGACGGAGGAGGGCGTCGACGGCAAGCATTATTGGCGCCGCGTCGTCGTCGAGAAGCCGTTCGGCCACAGCTACGAGTCGGCGCGCGAGCTGGACAAGCGCATCCTGCGCACGCTGCGCGAGAACCAGGTCTTCCGCATCGACCATTTCCTCGGCAAGGATTCGGTGCAGAGCATCACCGCGTTCCGCTTCGCCAACGGGCTGTTCGAGCCGATCTGGAACCGCGACCGAATCGATCATGTGCAGATCACCGTCGCCGAGACCGTCGGCGTCGAGACGCGCGGCGAGTTCTACGAACAGACCGGCGCTTTGCGCGACATGGTGCCCAACCACGTCCTGGCGCTGGTCTCGATGGTGGCGATGGAGCCGCCGGTCGGCTTCGACGAGGCTTCGATCCGTTCCAAGAAGGCCGACGTCTTCGCCGCCATGCCGCCGGTCGATCCGAAGAACGTCGTGCGCGGCCAGTACGGCGCCGGCGCCGTCTCGGGCAAGCCGGTGAAGGCCTATCGCGACGAGCCCAACGTCTCGCCCGACTCGACGGTGGAGACCTATGTCGCGATGAAGCTGGAGATCGACAATTGGCGCTGGGCCGGCGTGCCGTTCTACGTACGCACCGGCAAGCACCTGTCGGCGCGCAACACCGAGATCGCGATCTGCTTCAAGCCTGCCCCCTACACCGCCTTCCAGCACACGCCGGTCGAGAGCCTGCGCCCCAACTGGCTGGTGCTGCGCATCCAGCCCAACGAAGGCATCTCGCTGCAATTCGAGGTCAAGCGCCGCGGTCCCGCGGTCGACCTTGCCCCGGTGAAGATGGATTTCCGCTACGACGACTGGTTCGCGAAGGAGCCGAATGTGGGATACGAGACGCTGATCCATGACGTCATCCTGGGCGATCCGACGCTTTTCATGCGCGCCGACATGGTCGAGCAGGCCTGGCGTGTCGTGCAGCCCGTCCTCGACGCCGCCTCGGCGAACGCCCCGGCGCTCTATGAATCCGGCGGCGACGGCCCCAAGGCGGCCGGCGATCTGATCGGCTCCGGTCCGCACCGCGTCTGGCGGCCGGTCTCGTCGCCCGCGGGCAAGACGCGGTGA
- the gnd gene encoding decarboxylating 6-phosphogluconate dehydrogenase, with protein MTNDAEKDIRLQGEESQRMQIGVVGLGRMGGNIARRLMKAGHSCVVFDVNPKAGEALAEDGAVAAQSLAEMVGKLGGAPRAVWLMLPAGKITEDAVSQTAGLLGKDDILIDGGNAYYKDDIRRAKALATKGIRYIDCGTSGGVWGLERGYCMMIGGPKDAVDHLDPIFATLSPGIGDIPRTPGRQGADSRAERGYIYAGPSGAGRFVKMVHNGIEYGLMQAYAEGFDILRHRADAALPQDERFELNLPDIAEVWRRGSVISSWLLDLSAAALARDAGLDGYSGFVDDSGEGRWTVEAAIEEAVPAAVLSSSLYARFRSRQEHSFADKMLSAMRFGFGGHIEGALEGGKSK; from the coding sequence TTGACAAACGACGCCGAGAAGGACATTCGGCTTCAAGGCGAGGAGTCCCAGCGAATGCAGATCGGCGTGGTCGGACTGGGTCGCATGGGTGGCAACATCGCGCGGCGCCTGATGAAGGCCGGTCATTCCTGCGTGGTGTTCGACGTCAACCCCAAGGCCGGCGAGGCGCTTGCGGAAGACGGGGCCGTCGCTGCGCAGTCCCTCGCCGAGATGGTCGGCAAGCTCGGCGGCGCGCCCCGCGCGGTGTGGCTGATGCTGCCGGCCGGAAAGATCACCGAAGACGCCGTCAGCCAGACGGCCGGCCTGCTCGGCAAGGACGACATCCTGATCGACGGCGGCAACGCGTATTACAAAGACGATATCCGCCGCGCCAAGGCGCTGGCCACGAAAGGCATCCGCTATATCGATTGCGGCACCTCCGGCGGGGTGTGGGGCCTCGAGCGCGGCTATTGCATGATGATCGGTGGGCCGAAGGACGCGGTCGATCATCTCGATCCGATCTTTGCGACCTTGTCCCCCGGCATCGGTGATATCCCCCGCACCCCCGGCCGGCAGGGCGCGGACAGCCGCGCCGAGCGCGGCTACATCTATGCCGGTCCGTCCGGCGCCGGCCGCTTCGTCAAGATGGTGCACAACGGTATCGAATACGGCCTGATGCAGGCCTATGCCGAAGGCTTCGACATCCTGCGCCACCGCGCCGACGCGGCGCTGCCGCAGGACGAGCGCTTCGAGCTGAACCTTCCCGACATTGCCGAGGTCTGGCGCCGCGGCAGCGTGATCTCGTCCTGGCTGCTCGACCTGAGCGCCGCCGCCCTGGCAAGGGATGCCGGCCTCGACGGCTATTCGGGCTTCGTCGACGATTCCGGGGAAGGCCGCTGGACCGTGGAAGCGGCGATCGAGGAAGCGGTGCCCGCCGCCGTCCTCTCCTCTTCTCTCTATGCCCGATTCCGCTCGCGTCAGGAGCACAGCTTCGCCGACAAGATGCTGTCTGCCATGCGCTTCGGCTTCGGCGGCCATATCGAAGGCGCGCTCGAAGGCGGAAAGTCGAAATAG